A window of the Schistocerca nitens isolate TAMUIC-IGC-003100 chromosome 5, iqSchNite1.1, whole genome shotgun sequence genome harbors these coding sequences:
- the LOC126260567 gene encoding translation initiation factor IF-2-like, whose translation MAVTVRQDRGALSDKIPQNKTGPARGAEQAERGGGGGKNRTRRGASPQQAATGPTWEAACPLTGDATAASTATAPAGWGILGPAARDRTARPDRRDIRGSERRPAPGGRRPAAAALLRPSQSWGGGHGPPRGRYSRPTLLLPPPQPPETAVASCPAGQGRRLRLLAARRPQAPPALLASTDRYRPRFPNIDL comes from the exons ATGGCGGTAACTGTACGGCAGGACCGCGGCGCTCTGTCTGATAAAATACCGCAAAATAAAACAGGCCCCGCCCGCGGAGCCGAGCAGGCCgagaggggtgggggtggcggtAAAAACAGGACGAGGCGGGGCGCGTCGCCGCAA CAGGCAGCGACGGGCCCGACGTGGGAGGCCGCTTGTCCACTAACGGGCGACGCGACCGCCGCCAGCACCGCTACTGCCCCCGCAGGATGGGGAATTTTGGGGCCCGCG GCGCGAGATCGCACCGCGCGACCGGACCGCCGCGATATTCGCGGGTCCGAGAGGCGGCCGGCgcccggcggccggcggccggcggcggcAGCTTTACTGCGCCCCAGCCAGTCGTGGGGCGGCGGCCATGGGCCTCCCAGGGGCCGTTACTCGCGGCCAACACTTTTactgccgccgccgcagccgccggaaACTGCGGTCGCCAGCTGCCCGGCCGGGCAGGGCCGCCGCTTGCGGCTACTGGCTGCACGGCGACCCCAAGCTCCGCCAGCACTCCTTGCGTCGACAGATAGATACCGTCCGAGATTTCCCAACATCGACCTCTAG